A part of Daphnia pulex isolate KAP4 chromosome 6, ASM2113471v1 genomic DNA contains:
- the LOC124196227 gene encoding uncharacterized protein LOC124196227, translated as MNVTSKCAFRYTSMSDSDAEELSVGAPSPISAKEHHHHHHHGSNMIIMDGDEEGSSSVSTSSFRIRNEGVDAINDSSNGATQRHPTCALCKNHQTISTLKGHKRYCPWRQCMCELCYGTNKKRKINAEQVALRRAQAQDEELRKKGIIQQLERISSSSTSTITTTPSSSIQQSPSPDCGKVRPPRSEQHQHSLPGREERAPKVKIDNPCRPTPAVGHQSSPVVFGQQLSLGSILMGQNVSLLRHSVCEKRLGFEMLGFLFRIIQDVKAEIERVSFQLNEIHHEIQIKIHSGNVNFAPNPNLFYGQDPLQNGNPVPGPGSIHHYQIPSTFQTQIRATVINGPHPPIHQTLYPN; from the coding sequence GTGCTTTTCGTTACACATCAATGTCAGACAGCGACGCAGAAGAGTTGTCCGTGGGGGCACCCTCGCCCATTTCGGCTAAagagcaccaccaccaccaccaccacggtTCTAATATGATTATCATGGACGGTGATGAAGAAGGATCGAGCAGCGTTTCGACTTCGAGTTTCAGGATCCGTAATGAAGGAGTCGACGCGATTAACGACAGCAGCAACGGCGCCACCCAGCGCCACCCGACATGTGCCCTCTGCAAAAATCATCAAACGATAAGCACGCTCAAAGGGCACAAAAGATACTGTCCATGGCGACAATGTATGTGTGAATTGTGCTATGGCACGAATAAAAAGCGAAAGATAAATGCGGAGCAAGTGGCCCTGAGACGGGCTCAAGCCCAGGATGAGGAACTGCGTAAAAAGGGAATTATTCAACAACTCGAAAGGATTTCCAGCTCTTCAACATCAACAATCACTACTACACCCTCGTCGTCGATCCAACAGTCGCCATCACCCGATTGTGGGAAAGTGAGGCCGCCTCGTTCCGAGCAGCATCAACACTCACTGCCGGGCAGGGAAGAAAGAGCGCCAAAAGTGAAAATCGATAATCCATGCCGACCTACTCCCGCCGTAGGTCATCAATCGAGCCCCGTAGTCTTTGGGCAACAATTGTCGCTCGGGAGCATCCTCATGGGCCAGAATGTTTCATTGTTACGACACTCTGTATGCGAGAAGAGATTAGGATTTGAAATGCTAGGATTCCTTTTCCGGATCATTCAAGACGTCAAAGCCGAGATTGAAAGAGTCTCATTTCAACTGAATGAAATTCAccatgaaattcaaatcaagatTCATTCCGGAAATGTCAATTTTGCACCTAATCCCAATCTGTTTTATGGTCAAGATCCACTGCAGAACGGAAATCCTGTGCCCGGACCGGGATCCATTCATCATTACCAAATCCCTTCGACTTTTCAAACGCAAATCCGAGCGACGGTCATTAACGGGCCTCATCCACCCATACACCAAACTTTGTATCCCAACtga